The following nucleotide sequence is from Dyella sp. BiH032.
CCAGCGCGAACACGAACGGCGTCTGCCACATGCGCACGGGCTTGCCCTTCTCCAGCCAGTCGCGGCACTTCAGCTCCGCATAGCGCAACACCTTGATCTGCTTCTCCGGCAGGCTGGGGTTGTTCTCGTGGTTGAAACGCGCTTGGAAAGTGACCGAGGGGCCGTCGAAGCGCAGCGATTCGTGCACGCGCACGTCCGCCCAGCGGGCGCGGTCGCGGTGGTAGAGGCGGGCCATCTTCTCGCCCATGGAGGGCAGGTAGAAGCGCATCGGCGCGCCCATGTAGATGGTGGCGCGGCGCAGGTAGGCGGCGCAGGCGTCGCTGGCCATCAGCGCCGGGAGCTTCGCAACCATTTCCTCGGCCAGGGCCGGGGTGAGGTATTCGTCCGCGTCCAGCGCCAGGATCCAGTCGTGGTTGCACTGCGTGGTGGCGAAGTTGCGCTGCGGGCCGAAGCCCAGCCACTCCTGGTGCACCACCCGGGCCCCGTGGGCCTGGGCGATCGCCACCGTGTCGTCGGTGCTGCCGCTGTCGATCACGACCTTCTCGGCGGCAAACGGCACGCTGTCCAGGCAACGGGCAATGTTCTTCGCCTCGTTGTAGGTCATGACGACGAGGGTGAGCGGGAGAGTTTGCATCGCGCAATATTGCCTGATGCGTTCCGAAAATTTAACCGGCTATTGAGCGCCGGCGATCCCGTATGGCTGAAATGAAGGCGCTTCATAAAACGGGGCGCCTTGCTATCAGGGCGGATCTCAATAATGGGTAGAGCCTAGCCTTGGCAGGCAGACGGCGATCGAAACGATTCGGACCACCGCGCCTTTTTGGCGATTGGAGTCTTAATTCAAGGTCCGAACTATCGGCTTGGGGTTATGCGGCTCCATCGATGGATTCCGGACGCCGATATTCAATGAGATCGCTTTTTTTAATTTCGCTGGATAATCAGGCGTGGATTTCCACGCCAGGCTACTGGCGCCGAACGCGAGAAGATTTCGTTCCAAAAGCTCCTCCGCTCGTCGATCGCCGTTACGGGCATTTATCCGCGCCCGGCAACGCCCCGACAGGCAGACGTCAGCCTCGGGCACCAGAATCAGAAATGGGAACAAGAGCGCAGGCTGCGGTTGGGGGCTTGCCTTCGCGCGCCGTTGGCCTTGGGGAAAGCGCCGATGCTGCTGCAGCCGATCACTCGTTTATCGGCTGCCTACGGGGTACCTCTGGAGCGAAGTAGGGGCGCTCGACTCGACGACGGCGGCCATGGCATCGAGCGATCGAAAAATCCAACGAGTCACCTCGGGGTCAGGCGGCTTCAAAGAATTTGCCCCCAATCGTCATGGATTGCTGGCGCTTTGTTGTAGACGAATGAGTAGCGGCGCTCTTGGCGGGGCCGAATGACGAGGGTGGCGCATGGCGGGTGGCGTGACGGGGACGACAGCGATGGATGACCGGCGTCCGCTGGTGATGGGTGCGGCGGCTGGTTACGAACCCGGCAAAGTCCGGCTGTTCTTGCAGAGCCTGGTGGCGACGGGGTTTCAGGGAACCCTGGTGTTCTTCATCTATCGCAGCCAGGAGACGGCTACGCGCGAGCTGGTGCGAAAGTATGCGCCGGGATTGGACGTAGAACTGGTCAAGATCCGCGGCATCCGTGAGCACGCCAAACTCGTGCGCTCCTGCATCAAGCGGCTTTTCGCCATGATGCCGGCCGAGTCCATACCTTCGCTCAAGCGCCGCCTGCTGCGGTTCCAGGGCATGCCTCATGTGACCCGCTATTTCCATTACGCCGACTACCTGGCCAAGCACGATGCTTTCTCCAGGGTGCTCCTGAGCGATGTGCGCGACGTAGTGTTCCAGTCCGATCCCTTTTTGGGATGGAGTAGCGGGCTTTACTTGGGCATGGAAAATCCCGCGCTGACGATTGCGACCGAGCCCTTCGACAGAGAATGGATCATGGACGCTTACGGCGAGGCGATGCTGGCGCGCATCGGCAGTCAACAGGTGTCATGTTCGGGCGTTACCTTCGGCGATGTGAATTCCATCAAAAAATATATCGATCAGATCCTGGCCGAGACCCTGTGGCAGCCGTTCAGCAAGATGAAGACGCGAATTTACGATCAGGCGTTTCACAACAAATTGCTGCACGAAGGCGAGCTGGCGGACGTGCACCTTTGCCAGCCGCTCCGTTCGCCTATCGCCACCCTGGGATGCCTGGACCCGGCCGCGTTCACGCTGGCGGACGGATTTCTGCTCAATGAGGATGGCCGCCCCGCCCCGATCGTCCATCAATATGACCGCCACTCTGTACTGGTAAAGGCATTCGAGCAGAGAATGCCCGCCTGAGGACCCGCTCCTCGGAAGGCGCGGACCGTCGTCCGCGGTTACGGCCGTGAATGGCCGCAAGAACCGACAGATCCATGCCCAAACCCCACGCCCCGACAGTCTCTCTGCTGATTTCCACTTACAACTGGAAAGAGGCACTCGAATTGGTTCTGCGCAGCGCTGCCGCGCAAAGTCGTCTGCCTGACGAAGTGATCGTGATGGACGATGGTTCGCGCGAGGACACGGCTGAACTGTTGCGACGCGTCGCCAAGGGGTTCCCCGTGCCGCTGCGCCATGTATGGCAACCGGACGAGGGGTTCCGCAAGGCGCGCATCCTCAACCGGGCGATCGCGGCAGCGCGCGGCGAATATCTGATCCAGCTCGATGGCGACATGATCATGCACCGGCATTTCGTGGCCGATCACCTGGCGCTCGCCGCCCCGGGGCGGTTCCTGCAGGGAACGCGTATCCGTACCACGGTGGCCGAGACGGCTCGGTTGCTCGCCGGTGGCGAGCCGCGGTTCGGCTGGTTCGTGGATGCCTATTTCCGGGATGACGGCGACCGCAGCACATACCATTTCGGGCGCCGCCACCACACCTTGCGCGTCCCCTGGCTGGCGCGCATCAAGAGCCGGTCCAGCGGCCACCCGATGGGGTGCAACGTAAGCTTCTGGCGCGAGGACCTGCTCCGCGTCAACGGTTACGACGAGCGCATGCACGGATATGGCAGCGAGGATCTCGAGATCGATATCCGCCTTCGCCATGCCGGGCTGCGCCGTTGCCAGATCAAATTCGCGGCGCTGGCACTGCATCTGGAGCATCCGAGCGTCGCGCCGCCCGACCCCAGCGACCCGTCCCTGCCCAACAACCGGCTCTTGTACGCGAGCCGCGACGACAGGCTCGTGCGTACCGCCCACGGCCTGGAAGCCCACTTGCCCGATTTTCGCGAACCCCCGCCCGACCTGCGCGATGCCACGGGACGCTTGGGATGAAGAGCGGACGTCCGTTAGTCCCGAAGGCCGTGGGCGCGCCCGCGGCACCGCGCGAGGATGCGCTTGAACGATGGCTTCACTGGCTGGTGTTCGCTGGCTTGGCGTGGCTGATCGTGGGCCTGGCCATCATGCCGTCCGGTGCCTCCTTCAATCCCGGGCGCTGGTACCAGCGCATCCTGGCGCTCACTCTGTATCTGCCCACGCTGGTGCTGCTGGTCAGGCACCCGCGGAACTGGCTGGATTTCTGGCGCCGGCCATTGATGCCCGCGGCGGTGCTGCTGTTGGCCTGGGGTTCGCTTTCCCTGCTGTGGGGGCATGCCGACCGGCCGGCCGATGAGGTGGCGAGAAACCTGAGCATCCTGCTTTTTCTTCTGGGCTGGCAGCAGGTGCTGGAAGGGGACCGTGAGCGCACGCGCTGGCTGCTGCTGGGGTGCGGGCTTGCCTTTGCGGTGGTGGCGATTCCAGCCATCGCCTGGGGGCTCATGTATCCGCCGAGCGACGGCCGGTTGGTGGGCTTTGGCGTGATGGCCAACGCAAACCTGGCCGCAGGCGCCATGGGCGCGGCGCTGGTCTGGCTATGGCCGTGGGCACCGGAAGGCCGGGGGCAGTTGGCGCTCAAATGGGGGGCGCTCAGCGTGCTCGCCCTGTTCGTGCTGTTGACCGAGGCACGAAGCGCGCTGGGTGCCCTGTTCTGTGCCCTGGTCGGGATGATCGTGGCGCGCGGCGGCAAGCGAGCCTACGGGTACGCGCTGGCGGTCGCCCTGCTTGGCGTGGTCGGCTTCGTGGTCGGCCTGCCCATGCTGATGGAGCGCGGCTGGTCGCTGCGCCCGGAGATATTCGCGCAGTCGATGAGCCTGTTCCTGCAACACCCTTGGCTGGGGCATGGCCAGGGGACTCCGTTCCAGCTTCATGCCGGCACCGAGACCCTCACCCATGCCCATAACCTCTTCACCCAACTGGCGATCGAGCTGGGCACGCCCGGCGTGCTGCTGTGGACGGGCCTGTGGCTGGCACTCGCCTGGCGGGCTTGGCGACACCGCCGGGAGGACCTGGCCCAGGTCGTCCTGGGGCTTTGGATTTTCGGCACCGTGCTGGTCCAGTTCGACTTGCCTTATCTGCTCGATAGCCCTCGTCCCGGCTGGCTGTTCACCTGGTTGCCGCTGGCGGCGAGCATGGCCCTGGGGCGTGACGCTCCGCGGAAGGAGACCGCCGGCTTATGAGCGTTTCGCTCGTGGTGCTTACCTACAACTGGCCGGAAGCGCTCACGCGGGTACTGGACACCGTCGCCGCCCAGCGCCGGCTGCCGGACGAAGTCATCGTCGCGGATGACGGATCCGGACCGCAGACGGCGGCGGTCATCGCGGCCAGGGAGGGGGCTTTTCCCGTGCCTCTGCGCCACGTCTGGCAGGAAGACCGGGGGTTTCGCGCAGCGCGCGCCCGCAACCGGGGTTTTGCGGCGGCGAAAGGCGATTACGTGGTACTGATCGACGGGGACATGTTGCTGCATCCGTCGTTCATCGCCGACCACCTGATGCTGGCGGAGCAGGGTTACTTTCTCCAGGGCGGTCGCCTCAAGGCCAACGGCGAGGAGAGCGCCCGCCTGCTGGCCGGCGGTTCGCCGGTTTTCGCGCCCTGGTTGCACGGCAACTTCCACGAGTTCGACGGGACGCGCCGCCTCTATGCGTTCCGCCAGCCGCTGCTCGCGCGCTGGAAAGCACGTGCCCGCCGCGGTGGGCGCGTCATGAGCTGCAATATGAGTTTCTGGCGCGAGGATCTGCTGCGCGTCAACGGCTTCGACGAACGCATGGAGGGTTACGGCGCCGAGGACCGCGAGCTGGCCGCGCGGCTGGAAAACGCCGGTGTCCGCCGGCGCCAGCTCAAGTGGGCCGCCTTGGCGGTGCACCTGGAGCACCGGTCGCGGGCACAACCGGACGTGGACGACCCCACCCTACCCAACAACCGGCTGTTCCGTCAGACCATCGAACAGCGCATCACGCGCTGCGAGCTGGGCATCGACCGCCATCTGGCCGAATTCGCGGAACAGCGGGCCGGAACAAACGCGCTGCAGGCACCGACCGGGTCATCCGCTAGTGTCTGACGCACCCTCTCCGGAGTCTGCGTGAAAGTTCTTTGCACCAATTTCCACACCGGCGACGGCGGCGGACATACCACGTACCTGCGCTGGCTCGCGGCCGGCTTGCGCGAGCGCCACGAGATCCACATAGCCGCGCCGCCGGGAAGCCGCCTTAACGAAGAGGCGAGGCGCATCGAGGGTGTGACGGTGTTGGACCAGCCGTTCCCGAACGGCTTGAACAAGTTCGCGGCCCGCGCCGCGGCGCGGCGTCAGCTGGCGGCCTACCTGCGCGAGCATCGCTTCGACCTGATCCACGTTAACGGATCGGCCGACCACCGGCTCGTCCTGGCTGCCCTGCCCGACCCGCGTCCGCGCATTGTGCTCACCAAGCACAACTCCAAGCCGATGACGGGCCTGGGGCATTGGTGGCGGGCCAGGCAGACCGACGCGGTGATCGCCGTGTGCGAGTACACGCGTCGGCAGCTCGCTCAAACCGCGTATCGGCGTTGTCTGCTTGCCACGGTCTACAACGGCGTCGATCTCGACCGGTACCGTCCTTGCCCAGCCGACGAGGCCGGCGCCGTGCGCGCGCACTGGGCCGGCGATCGGCAGGACGTCCTCATGCTCGGCAGCAATGCCGGCACGGCGGACTACAAGGGTTGGATGGACCTGGCCGAAGCGTTGCAATGGCTCGAACCGCAGGAGCGGCGCCGGTTGCGCGTGCTGGTGGCGGGCGTGCCGCCCAAGGCATCGGTGCGTGAGCGCATCGCCGGCATGGGCCTGGCGGAGACGGTGGTGTTTCCGGGCCTGCTGTCCGACGTGCGGCCGCTGGTGGCGGCGTTCGATGCCGGCTTCGTGCTCTCCTGGGACGTGGAGACCATCTCCTTCGCCTGCCGCGAAATGATGGCGATGGGCAAGCCGGTGCTGGTCAGCGATTACGCGGGCTTGCCGGAGAACATCCGCCCTGGCGAAGACGGTTGGGTGGTACCGGTACGGGATCGCGACGCGATCGCCGCGCAGATCCGGCAGCTACTGGCCGAGCGCGATCGCCTGCCGGCGATGGGCCGTGCCGCCCATGCTCATGCCCAGGCGGAGTTCGGCCTGGCGGCGTTCATCGAGCGCACCGAGGCGGTCTACCGGCAACTGCTGGGCTGAGCGCGGCGCGCCTTATTCCAGCGCGGCCGCCGGCACGCGGTCGACGTCCTCGCCGGGAACGCAGCCCGGAATCACCGCGTCCGCCTTGAACAGCCACCACTCGCGGCGGTTGGCATGGCCCAGGCTGATGGCCTTGCTGCGGTCGACGCACTTGTCCATCACGCCGTCCAGCGCGAACAGCCAGCGCCGAGCCGGCTCCTGCGCCTGCCACTTCACCGCTGCGGCGTACTGCTCGTGCCAGGGCACGGTGAAGCCGAAATCGGTGGCAGGGCGGTCGAGCATGAGCAGGTTCTGCTCCTTCCATGCCACCAGACCCAGTTCGTCGCCGGCGGGCACGCGCTCGCGCACGTCCTGCATCACGCCGGCGGCGGAGCTGGAATCGTTGAGCAGCGGATAGGCCCACAGGCTCCAGGCCAGCCACATGGCGGCCATGCCGCCGCAGACGGCCCACACGGCACGGCGCAGACGCAGGGCGGCGATCAGTAGCAGCTGTACGGCGCCGATCGCGACGAACATCCACCACAGCGCATGGCCACCGTCCTCGAAGCCGCGCGCGGTGGCGAATTCCGTGGCGAATTTCGGGTGCGCGGCGAGCGCGTAGGCGCCGACGCCGAGCATGGCTGCGCCCATCGCGCCGATGAACAGCAGGCCCGCGAGCCGCAGCCAGCGCTTCTGTAGCAGTTCGCCAAGGAACGGGCCGGTGATCAGCGCGACCATCGGCAGCGCCGGCATGATGTAGACGTCGCGCTTGCCTTTCGGAATGGCGAAAAAGATCAGGATCAGGATCACCCAGCCCAGCGGCAGCAGGATGCGCGCGTCCTTCGCTTTCAGGCGCTGCCACCAGCGCGGCAGCGTGCCCGGATAAGTCAGCGACAGCGGCAGCCAGCTGAAGAGGACGATCGGCACGTAGTAGAACGGCGAATGGTGATGGTCCCAGGACTTGCTGTAGCGGCCCGCCGTCTGGTGGAACAGGATGTCGTTGACGTACGCGGCGTAGGCCGGGTCGCCCGCGTGCGCCTTCGCGCCCAGCAGCATCGGCACCAGCCATAGCGCGATCGCCGCGAGCAGCGCCACCAGGCCCAGCGGCCAACGCCACCACGCACCGGGACCCATGCGGGACACACCGTCCCACTGCCCGCGCCAGGCGACCAGGTAAGGCACCAGCATGAACAGCGCGAGCACGCCCACGCCCTTGGTGATGACGCCGAGGCCGGCACAGAAGCAGCCGAACCAGAACGCGCGCCAGTGGGGGCCTTTCAGCAGGTGCAGCAGCAGGCTCCAGTTGGCGGCAGTGATGTAGAACATCACCAGCGGGTCGATCTGTGCGCGTTTGACCTGGTAGACGAACTGAAAGCTCACCAGTAGCGCCGCGGCCGCGTACAAGCCGGCTTGCCGGTTCCACAGGCGCCGGCCCAGGTCGTACACCAGCAGCAGCGTGCCCAGCGCGGCGAGCAGCGACGGCAGCAGGAAGGCGATGCGCCAGCTGCCGGTGATCGCAAAGCTGGCCGCTTCCGTCCACATCAGCATCGGCGGCTTGTCCGAATACAGCTCGCTGCCGCGATGCGGGAACAGCCAGTCGCCGCTTTCGACCATCTGCTTGGCGGCCAGCGTGAAGCGCGGCTCGTCCGAGGGCCAGGGATCGCGCAGGCCGATGCCGGCGCCGATCACGACCGCGGCGAAGATCAGCAGCAGCCAGAAATAGCGGCGTTCCTGGGAGGTGGCGTGCGAGGCAACGGACATGCGTGAGTTCCGGCGGCAGGGCCGCGACTGCGTGGCAATTCGAAGAAACGTGCGGGGCCCGGCGCCGGCCAGGCGCGATCAGGCCCGTTCGAGCACGGCATAGTACATGCCGTCGAGGTCTCCATCCCCGGGAAGCAGCTGCCAGCCCACGGATGCCGCCTGTCCGGCGGGCAGCGTGAAGGCGGCGGCGCGCGCATCGGGGCGGTCGGCGAGGAAGGCTTGCACCACGGCTTCGTTCTCCGACTTGAGCAGCGAGCAGGTCACATAGACGAGACGGCCGCCGGAGGCGAGCAGAGGCCACAGCGCATCGAGAATGCGCCGCTGCTGGGCAGCCAGCGCCGGGACGTCGCTCTCGCGGCGATGCAGGCGTACGTCGGGCCGGCGGCGCAGCACGCCGGTGGCGGAGCACGGCGCGTCGATCAGGATGCGGTCGAACGGACGGCCATCCCACCACGCGTCGGGCTGGCCGGCGTCGCCGACGATCAGCTCGGCCGACAGGCCGAGACGTTCGACATTCTGGCGGATGCGCGTGGCACGTCTGGCGTCGAACTCGACCGCGGTGAGGGCGAGGTCCGCACGCTCGAGCAAGTGGCAGGCTTTGCCGCCCGGGGCGGCACAGGCGTCGAGGACGCGGATGCCGTCGCGGACCTCGGCCAGGTCGGCAGCGATCTGGGCGGCACCGTCCTGTACGGCAAACAGGCCTTCGGCGAAACCCGGCATGCGGGTGACGTCCGTGCTGTGCGGCAGGACGATGCCGTCGGCGAGCCACGGATGCGGCTCGGCGGCGTAGCCGGCGGCGCGCAGCGGGGCGAGGAAGGCATCGCGGGTAGTGCGGCGCCGGTTGGCGCGCAGCATCAGCGGCGGCTCGAGGTTGTCGGCGGCCATGACTGCGTCCGCCTGTGCCGGCCAATCGCGGGCGATGGCCTTGGCCAGCCAGGCGGGATGGGCGTGACGGGTCTGCGGCTTGGCGTCCAGGGCCGCGAGCAGCTCGGTACGCTCGCGCTGCCAGCGCCGCAGGAGCGCGTTCACCAGCCCGGCCAGGCGCGGCCGCTGCAGCGCGCGCGCGGCCTGCACCGTGGCGGCGACGGCTGCATAGTCGGGGAGCTGCAGGATTTCCAGCTGCACCAGACCCAGGACGAGCAGCGCGTGCACGGCCGGCTCCTTCTGGCGCAGCGGCTTGTCGAGCAGGCGATCGAGCGCGGGGTCGAAGCGCAGCCACCAGCGCGCGCCGTCGTTGAGCAGGGCCGTGAACAGGGCGCGGTCGCGCGGATCGGCCAGCCGCGGCGCATGGCGCTCGGCGGCATCGCGCAGCGAGGCGCCGCGCAGGGCCACTTCGGCGAGGGCTTGCGCGGCGAGGGCACGGGTATCGGTCATCGGGGAGAGCGTAGGTCGGGACGGGCGTTGAGGTAGTCGGCCGCGCCAATGCGCTTGCCGCCCGCCCGCTGCAGCGCGGTCACCCGCAGCGCACCCTGGCCGCAGGCGATCTCGATGCCGTCGCGACCGGCGGACAGCACGCTGCCGGGCGCGGCATGGTGGTCGCGCTCGATGGCTTCCGCCGCCCAGATGCGCAGGCTCTCGCCGGCGATCTCGCCTTCGGCCACGGGCCAGGGATCGAAGGCGCGCACTTGGCGTTCGAGGGCGAGGGCGTCGCGCTGGAAGTCCAGCTTCGCCTCGGCCTTGTCCAGCTTGTGCGCGTAGGTGACGCCCTCGTCCGGCTGGGCTTGGGGAATGAGGGCATCGCCGGCCATGACGCGGCGCAGACCGTCGGCCAGGACCTCGGCACCGAGTGCGGAAAGGCGGTCGTGCAGGGTGCCGCCGGTGTCGTCGCGACCGATCGGTGTGCGGCGTTCCAGCAGCACCGGGCCGGTATCCAGGCCGGCTTCCATCTGCATCAGGTCCACGCCGCTTTCGGCATCGCCGGCGAGGATCGCGCGCTGGATCGGCGCAGCGCCGCGCCAGCGCGGCAGCAGGCTGGCATGTACGTTCCAGCAGCCCAGGCGCGGCAGGGCCAGCACCTTGCGCGGCAGGATCAGGCCGTAGGCGACCACCACCATCAGATCCGGCCGGAAGGCGGCGAGCGTGTCGCGCGCTTCCTGGCTCTTCAGCGACTCGGGTTGCTCCACCGGGATGCCGGCGGCCAGCGCGGCCTGCTTCACCGGGCTGGGGGTGAGCTTGCGGCCGCGTCCTGCGGGGCGGTCGGGCTGGGTATAGACGGCCACCACCTCGGCGCCGCTGGCGCGGCAGGCTTCCAGGCAGGGGACGGAGAACTCGGGCGTGCCGGCGAAGACGACGCGCAGGGGCGCGCCCATCAAGCGGTGGCCGCCTGCTTGCGCTGCTTCTCCAGGCGCTTGAGCAGCATGGAGCGCTTCAGGGGCGACAGGTAATCGACGAAAACCTTGCCGGCCAGGTGGTCCATCTCGTGCTGGATGCACACGGCCAGCGGGCCTTCGAATTCCCGGACGATCTCGTTGCCGTCCACGTCCTGGGCCTTGACCTTGATCTTCAGCGCGCGGGTCACGTCGGCATAGATGCCGGGGAAGGACAGGCAGCCTTCCTGGTATACCTGGGCGCCGTCCTTCTCGAGGATCTCGGCATTGATCAGCGCCAGGGGCTCGTTGCGCTCGTCGCTCATGTCGGCCACCAGGACGCGCTGGTGCACGTTCACCTGGGTGGCGGCCAGGCCCACGCCGTTGGCGGCGTACATGGTTTCGAACATGTCCGCCACGAACTGTTTCAGCTCGGCGTCGAACACGCGGACGGGCTCCGCCTTGGTACGCAGCCGGGGATCGGGGAACTCGAGAATGGTCAGGGTCGACATGCAAATCACCTCGGCGCCAAAAATGCGGCCGAATCGGTGAAAACCCAGCCCAGGCGCGATCTAGAATGAACCTCATTGTACGCCGGCAACCCCCCGTCTGGCAGACGAATTTGCCAACTGGCTCTGGTTGCGGGCGCTGAACCTTCGGTTACACTCCTCCGAGCATCGGGGGATGGGGGATTCCCGTTTATGATCAGAAAGTCCATCGGGCTGCTGGCCGGCATGCTGGTCACGGTTGCCGTGTACGCCGCTGGCGCCCAATTGCGTGCCGACCATCCCGATTCCTACACCGTGCGCAAAGGCGACACGCTGTGGAGCATCTCGGCGCGTTTCCTCTCCAAGCCCTGGTTGTGGCCGGAAATCTGGCAGGCCAATCCGCAGGTGCAGAACCCGCACCTGATCTATCCGGGCGACGTGCTCAACCTCTCCTTCATCAACGGTCCACGCCTCGGCCTGCAGCCGCGCGTGCGCGCCGAGGGTGAGCCGATCCCGGCGATTCCGCTGTCCGAGCTGCGCATGTTCCTGAAGGAAACGCGCGTGATGGACTCCAACGAAGTCAACGACTCGCCTTACGTGGTCGGCTTCGAGGAAGCGCGTCTGCGCGGCACGATCGGGCAGAACGTCTACGTGCGCAACCTGAAGGGCGACCCGGGCCAGCGTTGGGCGATCGTCCGTCCCACGCACGTGTTCCGCGGCTTCAACGAGGATGACCGCAGCGAGCCTTACGGCCTGGTCGGTCACGATCTCGATAGCGACGTTTCCATGGTCAACGGCCCCTGGAAGGAAGACTTCCGCGAGGACCATCACTACGGCCGCGGCAAGGACCTCGGCGTGGAAGTGACGGTGATCGGTACGGCCGAGACGCTGCGCACGGGCGATCCGTCCACGCTGCTCCTGCTGGATTCCACGCAGGAAATCCGCAAGGGCGATCGCATCATGCCGATCGACGACAAGCCCTACGACGCCTACTACTACCCGCATGCGCCGAAGGCGGTGCCAGACAACGCCCGCGTGATCGCCTTCACCGACGCGCTGGACGCCGTTGGGCCGAAGCAGGTGGTCGCGCTGTCGATCGGTGCGAAGGATGGCGTCGAGAACGGCCAGACCTATTCGATGGTGCATCCGGGCGAGACCATCCACGACGACGTCGCCAACAACAGCTGGAATCGCGGCGTGGGCCAGCGCGTGACGCTGCCGGAGGAATTCGTCGGCCACGTGATGGTGTTCCGCACCTTCGATCGCGTCAGCTACGGCCTGGTGATGGACGGCGTGAAGCCGGTCTCCAAGGGCGATCGCCTGACGATGCCCGAATAAAAACATCGGCATTGCCTGACAGAACGGCGCGGCATGTCCGCGCCGTTTTCGTTTGCGCCGCTGCGTAGACTGCGGCCATGAACGAAACCGACGAACTGCGCGCCTGGCTGGTCCTGCTGCGCACGCCGGGCCTGGGGCCGGCGACTCTCCGCGAATGGCTGGTTGCCGATGAGCGCCGTATCGACGCCGTGCTGGCCCACGCGCCGCGCCGGGCCGCGAGCCTCGGCGCGCCTGCGCTGGCCTGGCTGGAATGCCCGGACGAGGCGTTGCTGGCCGCCGACCTGGCTTGGCTGGAGCAGCCGGCGCGGCGGCTGCTGCGGTGTACGGACGCCGATTTCCCGCCGCTGCTGGAAGCGATCCCCGGCCCGCCTGCGGCGCTCTTCGTAGCCGGGGACCCCGGCCTGCTCCTGCTGCCCCAGGTGGCGATCGTGGGCGCCCGGGGCGCCACCGCGGCCGGCCTGGCGCATGCGCGGGCCTTCGCGCGGGAACTGGCCCTGGCCGGCTTCGTGGTCACCAGCGGCATGGCTGACGGGGTGGATGGCGCGGCGCACCTGGGCGCGCTGGACGCGGGGCGCCCGACCGTCGCCGTCATCGGCACCGGCGCGGACCGGGTTTACCCCGGAAAGCATCATGGGCTGGCGCGGCGCATCGCCGAGGCGGGGGCGCTGGTGAGCGAATTTCCGCTCGGCACGCCGGCCGTGGCCGGTCACTTCCCCCGGCGCAACCGCATCCTCTCTGGCCTCGCCCTGGGCACGCTGGTGGTGGAGGCGGATCTCAAGTCCGGGTCCCTGATCACCGCGCGGCTGGCCGGCGAACAGGGGCGGGAGGTTTTCGCCCTGCCCGGCTCCATCCATAATCCGCTCGCCCGTGGCTGCCACCGGCTGATCCGCGACGGCGCCCGCCTGGTGGAAACGGCTGGCGAAGTAGCCGAGGTCCTGGTCCCGCAGGCCCGCGCCCTGGGCGTCGAGCTTGCGGCCCGGCTGCAGGACGGTGCGACGGCGGAGGCGCCTTCGGATGCCGCCGCCGGCTGGAATGGCGATCCGGATTACGCGCGGCTCGTCGCGGCCTTGGGCCACGATCCGGCGTCCCTGGACGACCTGGCCGAACGCACGGGGCAGTCCGCCGCCGCCCTTTCCTCCATGCTGCTGATGCTGGAGCTGGAAGGGATCGTGGGCAGCCTCGCGGGCAATCGTTACCAGCGGCTTGCCTAGCGCGGACCCCGGCCCGCAGGGAGGGGCGCGAGGCCCCGGCCGAAGCCGTCCTGCTGCTCGTTTTCACGAGGCGGAGCTTGACGGCGTCAGCCGGGCATGCCTTTAACTAAATAAAGAAGGCCCGCCCAACGTGGCGGGCCGTTGGCTTCTGGAACCCCCGCTTACATGGCAAAGAACCTGCTCATCGTCGAGTCGCCCGCCAAGGCCAAGACGATCAACAAATACCTCGGCAAGGACTTTCAGGTCCTGGCCTCCTACGGTCACGTGCGTGACCTGAAGCCGAAGGAGGGCGCCGTCGATCCCGAGCATGGTTTTGCCATGGCCTACGAGATCATCGAGC
It contains:
- the rsmB gene encoding 16S rRNA (cytosine(967)-C(5))-methyltransferase RsmB, whose protein sequence is MTDTRALAAQALAEVALRGASLRDAAERHAPRLADPRDRALFTALLNDGARWWLRFDPALDRLLDKPLRQKEPAVHALLVLGLVQLEILQLPDYAAVAATVQAARALQRPRLAGLVNALLRRWQRERTELLAALDAKPQTRHAHPAWLAKAIARDWPAQADAVMAADNLEPPLMLRANRRRTTRDAFLAPLRAAGYAAEPHPWLADGIVLPHSTDVTRMPGFAEGLFAVQDGAAQIAADLAEVRDGIRVLDACAAPGGKACHLLERADLALTAVEFDARRATRIRQNVERLGLSAELIVGDAGQPDAWWDGRPFDRILIDAPCSATGVLRRRPDVRLHRRESDVPALAAQQRRILDALWPLLASGGRLVYVTCSLLKSENEAVVQAFLADRPDARAAAFTLPAGQAASVGWQLLPGDGDLDGMYYAVLERA
- the def gene encoding peptide deformylase translates to MSTLTILEFPDPRLRTKAEPVRVFDAELKQFVADMFETMYAANGVGLAATQVNVHQRVLVADMSDERNEPLALINAEILEKDGAQVYQEGCLSFPGIYADVTRALKIKVKAQDVDGNEIVREFEGPLAVCIQHEMDHLAGKVFVDYLSPLKRSMLLKRLEKQRKQAATA
- a CDS encoding LysM domain-containing protein gives rise to the protein MIRKSIGLLAGMLVTVAVYAAGAQLRADHPDSYTVRKGDTLWSISARFLSKPWLWPEIWQANPQVQNPHLIYPGDVLNLSFINGPRLGLQPRVRAEGEPIPAIPLSELRMFLKETRVMDSNEVNDSPYVVGFEEARLRGTIGQNVYVRNLKGDPGQRWAIVRPTHVFRGFNEDDRSEPYGLVGHDLDSDVSMVNGPWKEDFREDHHYGRGKDLGVEVTVIGTAETLRTGDPSTLLLLDSTQEIRKGDRIMPIDDKPYDAYYYPHAPKAVPDNARVIAFTDALDAVGPKQVVALSIGAKDGVENGQTYSMVHPGETIHDDVANNSWNRGVGQRVTLPEEFVGHVMVFRTFDRVSYGLVMDGVKPVSKGDRLTMPE
- the fmt gene encoding methionyl-tRNA formyltransferase produces the protein MRVVFAGTPEFSVPCLEACRASGAEVVAVYTQPDRPAGRGRKLTPSPVKQAALAAGIPVEQPESLKSQEARDTLAAFRPDLMVVVAYGLILPRKVLALPRLGCWNVHASLLPRWRGAAPIQRAILAGDAESGVDLMQMEAGLDTGPVLLERRTPIGRDDTGGTLHDRLSALGAEVLADGLRRVMAGDALIPQAQPDEGVTYAHKLDKAEAKLDFQRDALALERQVRAFDPWPVAEGEIAGESLRIWAAEAIERDHHAAPGSVLSAGRDGIEIACGQGALRVTALQRAGGKRIGAADYLNARPDLRSPR
- a CDS encoding glycosyltransferase family 39 protein, which translates into the protein MSVASHATSQERRYFWLLLIFAAVVIGAGIGLRDPWPSDEPRFTLAAKQMVESGDWLFPHRGSELYSDKPPMLMWTEAASFAITGSWRIAFLLPSLLAALGTLLLVYDLGRRLWNRQAGLYAAAALLVSFQFVYQVKRAQIDPLVMFYITAANWSLLLHLLKGPHWRAFWFGCFCAGLGVITKGVGVLALFMLVPYLVAWRGQWDGVSRMGPGAWWRWPLGLVALLAAIALWLVPMLLGAKAHAGDPAYAAYVNDILFHQTAGRYSKSWDHHHSPFYYVPIVLFSWLPLSLTYPGTLPRWWQRLKAKDARILLPLGWVILILIFFAIPKGKRDVYIMPALPMVALITGPFLGELLQKRWLRLAGLLFIGAMGAAMLGVGAYALAAHPKFATEFATARGFEDGGHALWWMFVAIGAVQLLLIAALRLRRAVWAVCGGMAAMWLAWSLWAYPLLNDSSSAAGVMQDVRERVPAGDELGLVAWKEQNLLMLDRPATDFGFTVPWHEQYAAAVKWQAQEPARRWLFALDGVMDKCVDRSKAISLGHANRREWWLFKADAVIPGCVPGEDVDRVPAAALE